A window of Rhododendron vialii isolate Sample 1 chromosome 13a, ASM3025357v1 contains these coding sequences:
- the LOC131313783 gene encoding uncharacterized protein LOC131313783, giving the protein MARRGKEMNQDEDEEGTEHHPWGTLEELLLACAVSRHGAKSWDSVATELQKRASSASHHHHHLRAAAVYSPPNCKQRYNDLLRRFSAVDGGGDDALVDELKKLRVAELRREVERHDVSIELLELKVKRLEEEREQRTEETLKTGGTDLPDHGEPEGNSRRERSGSGDDDQSFNESNTTSYQKGENREQNGDEPERSEPVPVREEVKPVEKCSLSLEEGTKEENNNNIIIDEVESPRKKKRRRSSGEDEAEGGKLVHAKEIAIKSQPLIKILVMLRSHKNGSLFERRLRSQETDSYKKMIRQHMDLQTVQSRLDRGFYLNNNKKNSHHKFFRDLLLLYTNAIIFFPTTNPHHVAALELRQVLTKHMPTTAPTPKPDPEPKQPDPVHCRTDKPDTKLRQPGNNPVPPKSEPGKKQLVSRQPGTNPVPQKSEPSKKEPVSLHLRSNKVGPKLDRSEAKPHSNRVSMGNKAVEEKSSKKQPVKERPELSRRSGRVGSGYSEKEKKKTPSKEVEEDSSNIEDGGGGGGETEKEKKRRGESGRNNGRGKKGRPPSKSPVGRDVGRGKRGRREGREPPPVVDSGRPRKRSKR; this is encoded by the exons ATGGCGAGGAGAGGGAAAGAAATGAACCAGGACGAAGACGAGGAAGGAACAGAGCACCACCCATGGGGCACGTTGGAGGAGCTCCTGCTAGCGTGCGCGGTGAGTCGTCACGGCGCGAAGAGCTGGGACTCCGTCGCCACGGAACTCCAGAAACGCGCCTCCTCCGcctctcaccaccaccaccaccttcgcGCCGCCGCCGTGTACAGTCCTCCCAACTGTAAGCAACGGTACAACGATCTCCTCCGCCGATTCTCCGCCGTCGACGGCGGCGGCGATGACGCCTTGGTTGACGAGTTGAAGAAGCTCCGGGTCGCCGAGTTGAGACGCGAGGTGGAGCGGCACGACGTCTCGATCGA GTTGTTGGAATTGAAGGTGAAGAGATTGGAAGAAGAGCGCGAACAGAGAACAGAAGAAACGTTGAAAACAGGAGGGACAGATCTACCGGACCATGGAGAACCGGAGGGGAATTCTCGGCGGGAAAGATCGGGCTCCGGCGACGACGACCAGTCGTTCAACGAGTCGAATACGACGTCGTATCAGAAAGGTGAAAACCGGGAACAAAACGGAGATGAACCGGAAAGGTCTGAACCGGTACCGGTTCGGGAAGAGGTGAAGCCGGTCGAGAAATGTTCGTTAAGTTTGGAAGAGGGgacaaaagaggaaaataataataatattattattgaTGAGGTGGAGAGCCCGAGGAAGAAGAAACGACGTCGGAGCAGCGGCGAGGACGAGGCGGAGGGTGGGAAACTCGTGCACGCGAAAGAGATCGCGATTAAATCTCAACCGTTGATCAAGATCCTCGTGATGCTCCGGTCGCACAAAAACGGGTCGCTTTTCGAGCGCCGGCTTCGGAGCCAG GAGACAGATAGCTACAAGAAGATGATCCGGCAACATATGGACCTCCAAACGGTTCAATCCAGATTGGACAGAGGCTTTTacctcaacaacaacaaaaaaaattcccacCACAAATTCTTTCGcgacctcctcctcctctacaCCAACGCCATCATCTTCTTCCCAACCACCAACCCCCACCATGTCGCCGCCCTCGAACTCCGCCAAGTCCTCACCAAACACATGCCCACAACCGCTCCGACTCCAAAACCCGACCCCGAACCAAAACAACCTGACCCGGTTCATTGCAGAACCGACAAACCAGATACAAAGTTGAGGCAACCCGGTAACAACCCAGTGCCCCCAAAATCTGAACCGGGTAAGAAACAACTAGTTTCACGGCAACCAGGTACTAACCCAGTTCCCCAAAAATCCGAACCAAGTAAGAAAGAACCCGTTTCACTCCATCTCAGGTCCAACAAGGTGGGACCCAAGTTGGATCGATCGGAGGCGAAACCACATTCAAACCGGGTTTCAATGGGTAACAAGGCAGTGGAGGAGAAGTCTTCCAAGAAGCAGCCAGTGAAGGAGAGGCCGGAGTTGAGTAGGAGGTCGGGCCGGGTTGGGTCGGGTTATtcggagaaggagaagaagaaaactcCATCGAAGGAAGTGGAAGAGGATAGTAGTAATATTGaggatggtggtggtggtggtggtgaaacagaaaaggagaagaagaggagaggagagagtgggCGGAATAATGGTCGAGGAAAGAAGGGAAGGCCGCCGAGTAAGTCACCGGTGGGGAGGGATGTTGGAAGAGGGAAGAGGGGGCGGAGGGAAGGTCGCGAGCCGCCGCCAGTGGTGGATTCAGGGCGGCCAAGGAAACGTTCAAAGAGGTGA
- the LOC131313617 gene encoding enoyl-[acyl-carrier-protein] reductase [NADH], chloroplastic-like: MAATASSAMHITAARPSISSTCRIFKAGVASVGAHNKGTSWAKLASTCHISSVQSFRRNFMSSPAKFEKFPAKAMSGSGENKPSSGLPIDLKGKRAFIAGIADDNGYGWAIAKSLAAAGAEILVGTWVPALNMFETSLRRGKFDESRVLPDGSLMKITKVYALDAVFDNPEDVPEDIKANKRYAGSSNWTVQEVAECVKQDFGSIDILVHSLANGPEVTKPLLETSRKGYLAAISASSYSYLSLLKHFIPIMNPGGSSVSLTYIASERIIPGYGGGMSSAKAALESDTRMLAFEAGRKHKIRVNAISAGPLRSRAARAIGFIDTMIEYSIANAPLQKELSADEVGNTAAFLASPLASAITGAVIFVDNGLNAMGMAVDSPIIKTLDIPTDKH, encoded by the exons ATGGCGGCAACTGCTTCTTCTGCTATGCACATCACTGCTGCAAGGCCCTCCATTTCTTCCACATGCAGAATTTTCAAGGCTGGTGTAGCAAGTGTTGGTGCTCATAACAAAGGGACATCATGGGCTAAGCTTGCTAGCACTTGTCATATATCATCTGTACAAAGTTTTCGTCGCAATTTTATGTCTTCTCCTGCTAAATTTGAGAAGTTTCCTGCAAAAGCTATGTCTGGATCTGGTGAGAACAAGCCTTCGTCCGGGTTGCCAATCGATTTGAAAG GTAAAAGGGCATTTATCGCTGGTATAGCTGATGACAACGGATACGGCTGGGCTATTGCAAAATCTCTCGCTGCTGCAGGTGCTGAAATCCTAGTTGGCACCTGGGTTCCT GCTTTAAACATGTTTGAGACCAGCTTACGACGTGGGAAGTTTGATGAATCACGGGT GTTACCTGATGGTTCTTTGATGAAGATTACAAAAGTATATGCTCTGGATGCAGTCTTTGACAATCCTGAAGATGTACCTGAAGAT ATAAAAGCAAATAAGCGGTATGCAGGATCATCTAATTGGACTGTTCAG GAAGTTGCAGAATGTGTGAAACAGGATTTTGGAAGCATTGACATTCTGGTGCACTCACTTGCAAATGGGCCAGAG GTCACTAAACCTCTGTTGGAGACATCCAGGAAGGGATATCTGGCAGCAATATCTGCATCAAGTTATTCCTATCTATCTCTGCTGAAACATTTTATTCCAATCATGAACCCAG GTGGTTCCTCAGTTTCTCTAACATACATTGCTTCTGAAAGGATCATTCCAGG ATATGGAGGAGGTATGAGTTCAGCCAAAGCAGCACTGGAGAGTGATACGAGA ATGCTTGCTTTTGAAGCGGGAAGAAAGCATAAAATTAGGGTCAATGCAATATCTGCCG GTCCATTGAGGAGCCGTGCTGCAAGAGCCATCGGATTCATTGATACAATGATTGAATACTCAATAGCCAATGCCCCCCTGCAAAAAGAACTATCTGCAG ATGAGGTGGGGAACACTGCTGCCTTCCTGGCATCTCCGTTGGCTTCTGCCATAACTGGTGCTGTCATATTTGTTGACAATGGTCTGAATGCAATGGGTATGGCAGTCGATAGTCCTATAATAAAAACCCTCGACATTCCAACGGACAAGCATTAG
- the LOC131313188 gene encoding protein NRT1/ PTR FAMILY 7.1-like: protein MDSVNASKKIAPKTGADNGNPINYGDNRQKTIRSLSIGDCIKRKSTGGWNSAMVLLANQGLATLAFFGVGVNLVLFLTRVLGQDNASAANNVSKWTGTVYLFSLVGAFLSDSYWGRYLTCAIFQLIFVSGLVLLSLASWLFLIKPEGCGDGEQVCMPVSLIGTALFYLATYLVAFGYGGHQPTIATFGSDQFDEANPKERSSKAAFFCYFYFALNVGSLFSNTFLVYYEDNGKWTMGFWLSTGSAVIALVSFLLGSPGYRYIKPCGNPLPRVAQVFVAAARKWHVVPADECQLYEVEGSESAIKGSRKILHSSEFGCLDKAATSTEEDQIGPINPWRLCTITQVEEAKCIIKMLPIWLCTIIYSVIFTQMASLFVEQGAVMNSHIGTTNFHLPAASMSAFDICSVLIFTGIYRQILVPLAGRLSGNPKGLTELQRMGIGLVIGMLAMVAAGVTELARLKHAIPGKNSSSLSIFWQIPQYVLVGASEVFMYIGQLEFFNGQAPDGIKSFGSSLCMASISLGNYVSSMLVNMVMSVTARGGSPGWIPEDLNRGHMDRFYFLIAVLTAADLVVYVYCAKWYKCINVEENSKVGIQNDGDADEGMLSRV from the exons ATGGACTCAGTTAATGCCTCCAAAAAGATTGCGCCAAAG ACTGGAGCAGACAATGGCAACCCCATAAACTATGGCGACAATAGGCAGAAGACGATCAGATCCCTTAGCATTGGTGACTGCATTAAGAGAAAGAGCACGGGAGGCTGGAACTCTGCAATGGTATTGCTAG CAAATCAAGGCCTAGCAACACTAGCTTTTTTCGGTGTTGGTGTGAACTTGGTCTTATTCTTAACACGAGTCCTCGGACAAGACAATGCCAGTGCAGCCAATAATGTCAGCAAGTGGACCGGAACTGTCTACTTGTTCTCACTGGTTGGAGCATTCCTAAGCGATTCCTACTGGGGCCGTTACCTCACCTGTGCCATTTTTCAACTAATCTTCGTATCG GGTTTGGTTCTATTATCTCTGGCGTCTTGGCTTTTCTTGATCAAGCCTGAAGGTTGTGGCGATGGGGAACAAGTTTGCATGCCCGTTTCTTTGATCGGCACTGCCTTATTTTACTTGGCTACCTACTTAGTGGCCTTTGGATACGGGGGGCATCAACCCACCATAGCGACCTTCGGATCTGACCAATTCGACGAGGCAAATCCCAAAGAGAGGAGTTCCAAAGCAGCTTTCTTCTGCTACTTCTACTTTGCACTAAACGTGGGGTCTCTCTTTTCAAACACTTTCTTGGTCTATTATGAAGACAATGGGAAATGGACAATGGGGTTCTGGTTATCCACAGGATCTGCCGTTATAGCCCTCGTGTCTTTTCTGTTAGGATCACCTGGATATCGGTACATTAAACCGTGTGGCAACCCTTTGCCACGCGTCGCTCAGGTGTTTGTTGCGGCTGCTAGGAAATGGCATGTGGTTCCGGCTGATGAGTGTCAGTTGTATGAGGTGGAAGGGTCGGAGTCCGCGATTAAAGGGAGCAGGAAGATTCTTCACAGCAGTGAATTTGG GTGTTTGGACAAGGCAGCAACCTCCACAGAGGAGGATCAGATCGGCCCGATAAACCCATGGAGACTCTGCACTATAACTCAAGTCGAAGAAGCCAAATGCATCATAAAAATGCTCCCCATTTGGCTCTGCACCATCATATACTCGGTCATCTTCACCCAAATGGCTTCCCTCTTCGTTGAGCAAGGTGCAGTGATGAACTCCCACATTGGAACTACCAACTTCCATCTCCCTGCAGCAAGCATGTCCGCTTTCGACATCTGCAGCGTCCTCATCTTCACCGGCATTTACCGCCAAATCCTGGTCCCACTAGCCGGCAGACTCAGCGGAAACCCCAAGGGCTTAACCGAACTTCAACGAATGGGAATCGGACTTGTCATTGGAATGCTAGCTATGGTTGCAGCCGGAGTCACAGAACTAGCAAGGCTTAAGCATGCGATCCCCGGTAAAAATTCCAGCTCTCTAAGCATATTTTGGCAAATCCCACAGTACGTGCTCGTGGGGGCATCGGAGGTTTTCATGTACATAGGCCAGTTGGAGTTCTTTAATGGGCAAGCGCCCGATGGGATAAAGAGTTTTGGTAGCTCGCTTTGCATGGCATCGATTTCTCTAGGGAATTACGTTAGTAGCATGCTTGTGAATATGGTCATGTCAGTAACGGCAAGAGGGGGTAGTCCCGGTTGGATACCGGAGGATCTGAATAGGGGACACATGGACCGGTTTTACTTTCTTATCGCGGTGCTGACTGCAGCTGATTTAGTGGTGTATGTCTATTGTGCTAAATGGTACAAGTGTATCAATGTGGAGGAAAACAGCAAGGTGGGAATTCAGAATGATGGAGATGCAGATGAAGGAATGCTGAGTAGAGTTTGA
- the LOC131313559 gene encoding zinc finger CCCH domain-containing protein 14-like, with protein sequence MDFGAARKRGRPDAAFNGNGGFKKPKREMESFPTGIGSKSKPCTKFFSTAGCQFGESCHFLHYVPGGIKAVTQMLGGSPALPSAGRNPAIPPPFSEGSSPTAVKTRICNKYNTAEGCRFGDKCHFAHGEWELGKRGIPSSFEDPRAMGPMGGRFGGHGRMELPPAAPPAALGAAASFGASATAKISVDASLAGGIIGKGGVNSKQICRVTGAKLSIRDHESDPNLRNIELEGTFDQIKQASAMVRELIVNIGSAGGPPPPPMKNAGGQGFGPASSNFKTKLCENFANGSCTFGDRCHFAHGADELRKSGV encoded by the exons ATGGATTTCGGAGCTGCTCGAAAGAGAGGCAGGCCAGACGCTGCCTTCAATGGCAATGGCGGTTTCAAGAAACCTAAGCGAG AAATGGAGTCCTTTCCAACTGGTATAGGAAGCAAATCGAAGCCATGCACAAAATTTTTCAG CACTGCTGGATGCCAGTTTGGTGAGAGCTGCCATTTCTTGCACTACGTTCCTGGTGGCATTAAAGCCGTGACTCAGATGCTGGGCGGCAGCCCGGCTCTTCCATCAGCTGGCAGAAATCCGGCTATCCCACCGCCCTTTTCAGAAGGTTCATCTCCCACAGCTGTAAAAACTCGTATTTGCAACAAATACAACACAGCAGAAGGCTGCAGGTTTGGTGACAAATGCCATTTCGCACATGGCGAGTGGGAACTAGGCAAACGAGGAATTCCATCATCTTTTGAAGATCCTCGTGCCATGGGACCCATGGGAGGTAGGTTTGGTGGTCATGGTCGGATGGAACTTCCGCCAGCAGCACCACCAGCAGCTCTTGGAGCCGCTGCCAGCTTTGGTGCCTCTGCCACTGCTAAGATCAGTGTTGATGCTTCGCTCGCCGGCGGCATAATTGGAAAAGGTGGAGTCAACTCTAAACAAATCTGCCGTGTGACTGGGGCAAAGCTTTCCATTAGGGATCATGAGTCGGATCCAAATTTAAGGAACATTGAGCTGGAAGGAACATTTGATCAGATCAAGCAAGCAAGTGCGATGGTACGTGAGCTTATAGTGAACATTGGTTCAGCCGGTGGGCCACCGCCACCTCCTATGAAGAATGCTGGCGGGCAGGGATTCGGTCCTGCTAGTAGCAACTTCAAGACGAAGCTTTGTGAGAACTTTGCTAATGGGTCTTGTACCTTTGGGGATAGGTGCCACTTTGCTCATGGAGCTGACGAGCTGCGTAAGTCGGGGGTGTAA